The following are encoded together in the Bacillus sp. NP157 genome:
- the queE gene encoding 7-carboxy-7-deazaguanine synthase QueE: MNGSTATPADVSPAAPVRERLRITEIFHSVQGEADAIGWPTVFVRLTGCPLRCVWCDTEYSFHGGQWHDIDAIVAEVASYGARHVCVTGGEPLAQKRCQILLRKLCDAGHEVSLETSGALDVSEVDPRVRKVMDLKAPGSGESARNLWSNLDHLLPHDQVKFVIASRADFEWSRDTVREHALDRKAMVLFSPVWGNVEPRELAEWIIEERLPVRFQLQLHKLLWNDAAGH, translated from the coding sequence ATGAACGGCAGCACCGCAACCCCGGCGGACGTCTCGCCGGCAGCGCCCGTTAGGGAGCGCCTGCGGATTACCGAGATCTTCCACTCCGTGCAGGGCGAGGCCGACGCGATCGGCTGGCCCACCGTGTTCGTGCGCCTCACCGGCTGCCCGCTGCGCTGCGTGTGGTGCGATACCGAATACTCCTTCCATGGCGGCCAGTGGCACGACATCGACGCCATCGTCGCCGAGGTCGCCAGCTACGGCGCGCGCCATGTCTGCGTGACCGGTGGCGAGCCGCTGGCGCAGAAGCGCTGCCAGATCCTGCTGCGCAAGCTCTGCGACGCCGGCCACGAGGTCTCCCTGGAAACCTCGGGGGCGCTGGACGTCTCCGAGGTGGATCCGCGCGTACGCAAGGTCATGGACCTGAAGGCGCCCGGTTCGGGCGAAAGCGCGCGCAACCTGTGGTCTAACCTCGACCACCTGCTGCCGCACGACCAGGTCAAGTTCGTCATCGCCAGCCGCGCCGACTTCGAATGGTCGCGCGACACCGTGCGCGAGCATGCCCTCGACCGTAAGGCGATGGTGCTGTTCTCGCCCGTGTGGGGCAACGTCGAGCCGCGCGAGCTGGCCGAATGGATCATTGAAGAACGCCTGCCGGTGCGCTTCCAGCTGCAGCTGCACAAGCTGCTGTGGAACGACGCCGCCGGCCACTGA
- the queC gene encoding 7-cyano-7-deazaguanine synthase QueC, with amino-acid sequence MNATNPTRKAVVLVSGGMDSAVTIAMAREQGFDVYALSVAYGQRHNSELEASERVSKMLGAVEHKVVHVDLRSIGGSALTADIDVPEEGGEGIPVTYVPARNTIMLSIALGWAEVLGSADIFCGVNAVDYSGYPDCRPAFIEAFETLANVATKAGVEGAGIRIHAPLMAMGKGDIVREGMRLDVDFAATVSCYQADAQGRACGHCDACRLRAEGFAMAGVADPTHYA; translated from the coding sequence ATGAATGCAACGAACCCCACCCGCAAGGCCGTCGTCCTCGTCTCCGGCGGCATGGATTCCGCGGTGACGATCGCCATGGCCCGCGAGCAAGGCTTCGACGTGTACGCATTGAGCGTCGCCTACGGCCAGCGCCACAACTCCGAGCTCGAAGCGTCCGAGCGCGTGTCGAAGATGCTCGGCGCCGTGGAGCACAAGGTCGTCCACGTCGACCTGCGCAGCATCGGCGGTTCGGCACTCACGGCCGATATCGACGTCCCCGAAGAGGGTGGCGAAGGCATCCCGGTCACCTACGTGCCGGCGCGCAACACCATCATGCTTTCGATCGCCCTGGGCTGGGCCGAAGTGCTCGGCTCCGCCGACATCTTCTGCGGCGTGAACGCCGTCGACTACTCCGGTTACCCGGATTGCCGTCCCGCCTTCATCGAAGCATTCGAGACGCTCGCAAACGTCGCGACGAAGGCCGGCGTGGAAGGGGCGGGCATCCGCATCCACGCGCCGCTGATGGCGATGGGCAAGGGCGACATCGTCCGCGAAGGCATGCGTCTCGACGTCGACTTCGCCGCGACCGTCAGCTGCTACCAGGCCGACGCCCAGGGCCGTGCCTGCGGCCACTGCGATGCCTGCCGGCTGCGCGCGGAAGGCTTCGCCATGGCTGGCGTCGCCGACCCCACGCATTACGCCTGA
- a CDS encoding VTT domain-containing protein, producing MASVNWSDTAPVVAFLGVFAGAIGLPVPAMPTLIVVGATLVTARDPLLIMATFVGALAGAFAGDTAWFLTGRRFGYRVLDGLCRISLSPDTCVRRASGFFEKRGVKLLLVSRFIPGLSLVAIPIAGAGDTRFSRFTVYDLAGAALWISVGLSVGMLFYRQIDAVLGVLRQFGVGLAALAAIGLVLWVLFRYTRRSLLISRLRKSRISVDELAVLLANDPGALIVDVRSLSNRRDDPFVIPGSRLFDMTTAEADLATLPHNTAVVIYCSCPNEVSAAKVAERLTKLGYANVRPLTGGIGAWREAGRDVEAIVLGT from the coding sequence GTGGCGAGCGTCAACTGGTCGGATACCGCGCCCGTGGTGGCATTCCTTGGCGTCTTCGCGGGGGCCATCGGGCTGCCCGTGCCGGCCATGCCGACGCTGATCGTGGTCGGCGCGACCCTGGTCACCGCACGCGACCCGTTACTGATCATGGCCACCTTCGTCGGCGCCCTGGCCGGGGCCTTCGCTGGCGATACGGCGTGGTTCCTCACCGGCCGCCGGTTCGGCTACCGGGTGCTGGATGGCCTGTGCCGGATCTCGCTGTCGCCGGACACCTGCGTGCGCCGGGCCAGTGGGTTCTTCGAGAAGCGCGGCGTGAAGTTGCTGCTGGTGTCGCGCTTCATCCCCGGCCTGTCGCTGGTGGCGATCCCGATCGCCGGCGCGGGCGATACGCGCTTCAGCCGGTTCACGGTCTATGACCTCGCTGGCGCCGCGCTGTGGATCTCGGTGGGCCTGTCGGTGGGCATGCTGTTCTACCGGCAGATCGACGCCGTGCTGGGCGTGCTGCGCCAGTTCGGCGTGGGCCTTGCCGCCCTGGCAGCCATCGGCCTGGTGCTGTGGGTGCTGTTCCGCTACACCCGGCGCAGCCTGCTGATCTCGCGGCTGCGCAAGAGCCGGATCTCGGTCGACGAGCTGGCCGTGCTGCTGGCCAATGACCCGGGCGCGCTCATCGTGGACGTGCGCAGCCTGTCCAACCGCCGGGACGACCCGTTCGTCATCCCCGGTTCGCGGCTGTTCGACATGACCACCGCGGAGGCCGACCTGGCCACCCTGCCGCACAACACGGCCGTGGTGATCTACTGCTCGTGCCCCAACGAGGTCTCGGCCGCCAAGGTCGCCGAGCGCCTGACCAAGCTGGGCTATGCGAATGTCCGCCCGCTGACCGGCGGCATCGGGGCCTGGCGCGAGGCCGGGCGCGACGTCGAGGCGATCGTCCTGGGCACCTGA
- a CDS encoding HAMP domain-containing histidine kinase yields the protein MNASSTPPGRSPSSERQVRKGLLPLAMVALALAATLGVMHLRSISLEARNIARIQAVRLAGLVGSNPADDATRDTLARALSRSSPTAQVILHRLEGPALVIDSGRPLDARRQMHVRVPTALGELETISDTSALRERRLAATLMMLLLGGGVVAVYLASRRLLERDVFAPADELKARIDAELRQRNDRTAGDAASMEAAVGRLLGELAELRAVHQADRTEAFRQRMQEMARQTRFIEQLGDHFRQPLQALSLFVGGMQPGDDLRQRAVQGQMRTNITRLHELLEGLLDMARFDAGAIEAASGELIAADLFMRARDAIANDAERLNVNIHWRGGRIPLRGDANLLAELLHRLVSNAVIGTPHGRVLVAVRRRGRDIRLEVRDNGMGIEPAQQERVFDEFTRLPGHPGLGLGLAVARRIADVVGGTIGVRSSPGRGTLFWVQLDGAAAGLPARARETVSHHTAL from the coding sequence ATGAACGCGTCATCCACCCCGCCCGGCCGTTCGCCGTCGAGCGAGCGGCAGGTCCGGAAGGGCCTGTTGCCGCTGGCGATGGTGGCGCTCGCGCTGGCGGCGACGCTGGGCGTGATGCACTTGCGCAGTATTTCGCTGGAGGCGCGCAACATCGCGCGGATCCAGGCGGTGCGGCTGGCGGGCCTGGTCGGTAGCAACCCGGCGGACGATGCGACGCGCGACACGCTGGCACGTGCGCTGTCGCGCAGCTCGCCAACCGCACAGGTCATCCTGCACCGGCTCGAAGGCCCTGCCCTGGTGATCGACAGCGGGCGCCCACTGGATGCGCGTCGGCAGATGCATGTGCGTGTACCGACGGCGCTCGGTGAACTGGAAACCATTTCGGATACGTCCGCGCTGCGCGAGCGGCGTCTTGCGGCCACGCTGATGATGTTGCTGCTCGGTGGTGGCGTCGTCGCGGTGTACCTCGCCAGTCGACGGCTGCTCGAGCGCGATGTGTTCGCACCCGCCGATGAGCTGAAGGCACGCATCGACGCGGAGTTGCGCCAGCGCAACGATCGCACGGCGGGCGATGCGGCATCGATGGAAGCGGCGGTCGGTCGCCTGCTTGGCGAGCTGGCCGAACTGCGTGCCGTGCACCAGGCCGATCGCACCGAAGCGTTCCGCCAGCGCATGCAGGAGATGGCGCGGCAGACCCGTTTCATCGAGCAGCTGGGCGATCATTTCCGCCAGCCCTTGCAGGCGCTGTCGCTGTTCGTCGGTGGCATGCAGCCGGGCGACGACCTGCGCCAGCGTGCGGTGCAGGGGCAGATGCGCACCAACATCACCCGGCTGCACGAATTGCTCGAAGGCCTGCTCGACATGGCTCGCTTCGACGCTGGCGCCATCGAGGCGGCGAGTGGCGAGCTGATCGCGGCCGACCTGTTCATGCGTGCGCGCGACGCCATCGCCAACGACGCCGAGCGGCTCAACGTCAATATCCACTGGCGTGGTGGCAGGATTCCACTGCGCGGCGACGCCAACCTGCTTGCCGAGCTGCTGCACCGGCTGGTCTCCAATGCGGTGATCGGCACGCCGCATGGGCGGGTGCTGGTGGCCGTGCGCCGGCGCGGCCGCGACATCCGGCTGGAAGTGCGTGACAACGGCATGGGCATCGAGCCGGCGCAGCAGGAACGCGTGTTCGACGAGTTCACCCGCCTGCCCGGCCATCCTGGCCTGGGCCTCGGCCTGGCCGTGGCCCGGCGCATCGCCGACGTGGTCGGCGGCACCATCGGCGTGCGTTCCAGCCCGGGGCGCGGCACCCTGTTCTGGGTCCAGCTCGATGGCGCGGCGGCCGGATTGCCAGCGCGCGCACGCGAGACGGTGAGCCATCACACCGCCTTGTGA
- the phnD gene encoding phosphate/phosphite/phosphonate ABC transporter substrate-binding protein, with amino-acid sequence MRAGRAGTTRTGAGSWLVAWLLVLLCACPTAALARGSGAGPGTDIDPNAPLTFGILPIGGPAESLEAWRPMLDDLHSAIGRPVRAVSVTTYEGIAQAISEQRVDIAFLSGRLALDAVVGQNMQVIGQLTRGDGSKGYYAVLLVATDSHIGTLDQLFARPGQWRFARGEALSVSGYLVPETQLFAARGVDSDTFFAKVHVDNHQNNALAVANGEVDVATNNTADLERFQQHFPEQYARLRILWKSSLIPHAVIVIRNDLPPSLREKVAAFITSYGKGKDGGRQEANLKMIHDISGFAAATNACLVPFADIEYSLEKRRATTAQWVSESAREARFSKIQADHDTLVGRLRGK; translated from the coding sequence ATGCGCGCAGGCAGGGCAGGCACGACCAGGACGGGTGCGGGTAGTTGGCTGGTGGCATGGCTGCTGGTGTTGCTCTGCGCGTGCCCCACCGCCGCGCTGGCCCGTGGGTCAGGCGCGGGTCCCGGCACCGACATCGATCCGAACGCCCCGCTGACCTTCGGCATCCTGCCGATCGGCGGCCCCGCCGAGTCGCTCGAAGCCTGGCGTCCGATGCTGGACGACCTGCACAGCGCCATCGGTCGCCCGGTGCGCGCCGTCTCCGTCACCACCTATGAAGGCATCGCCCAGGCGATCAGCGAGCAGCGCGTCGACATCGCCTTCCTTTCCGGCCGGCTCGCCCTCGACGCGGTGGTCGGCCAGAACATGCAGGTGATCGGCCAGCTCACCCGCGGCGACGGCTCGAAGGGCTATTACGCCGTGTTGCTGGTCGCCACGGACTCGCACATCGGCACCCTCGACCAGCTGTTCGCCCGCCCCGGCCAGTGGCGATTCGCCCGTGGCGAGGCACTGTCGGTCTCGGGCTACCTTGTACCGGAGACCCAGTTATTCGCCGCCCGCGGGGTGGATTCGGACACCTTCTTCGCCAAGGTGCACGTCGACAACCACCAGAACAACGCCCTGGCCGTGGCCAACGGCGAGGTGGACGTGGCGACCAACAACACCGCCGACCTCGAACGCTTTCAGCAGCACTTCCCCGAGCAGTACGCGCGGCTGCGCATCCTGTGGAAGTCCTCGCTGATCCCACACGCCGTGATCGTGATCCGCAACGACCTGCCGCCTTCGCTGCGGGAGAAGGTGGCCGCCTTCATCACCAGCTACGGCAAGGGCAAGGACGGCGGCCGACAGGAAGCCAACCTGAAGATGATCCACGACATCAGCGGCTTTGCCGCGGCCACCAATGCCTGCCTGGTGCCGTTCGCCGACATCGAGTATTCGCTGGAAAAGCGCCGCGCCACCACCGCGCAATGGGTAAGCGAGAGTGCCCGCGAAGCGCGCTTCTCGAAGATCCAGGCCGACCACGACACACTGGTTGGCCGACTCCGCGGGAAATAG
- a CDS encoding response regulator transcription factor produces MRVLIADDHRLIIEGVKLKLRELGDDVEFVEAETVAALRALLANTPLPDVALIDMAMPGADGVEHIKDAVAALRDPSDDGTSRARPVVVLSGTEDPSAIRHVLDLGVQGYIPKSSPPDVILNAVRLVVGGGIYVPPEAMKAASTAPMAPAFATLGGDGLTTKERLATVLTDRQIDVLKLLAKGRPNKLIARELGISEGTVKIHLAAIFRALHVRNRLEALVAAQHLGD; encoded by the coding sequence ATGCGAGTTTTGATCGCGGACGATCATCGACTCATCATCGAGGGCGTGAAGCTTAAGCTTCGCGAACTGGGTGACGACGTCGAATTCGTCGAGGCTGAAACAGTGGCGGCGCTTCGCGCCCTGCTGGCGAATACACCCCTTCCCGACGTGGCCCTCATCGACATGGCGATGCCCGGTGCCGATGGCGTCGAGCACATCAAGGATGCCGTGGCGGCGCTGCGTGACCCCAGCGACGACGGCACCTCGCGTGCGCGCCCCGTGGTGGTGCTCTCGGGCACCGAAGACCCCAGCGCCATCCGCCACGTGCTGGACCTCGGCGTCCAGGGTTATATCCCCAAATCCTCGCCACCCGACGTCATCCTCAATGCGGTGCGGCTGGTCGTGGGCGGCGGCATCTACGTGCCCCCCGAAGCCATGAAGGCCGCCTCCACGGCGCCGATGGCCCCGGCATTCGCCACCCTCGGCGGCGACGGCCTCACCACCAAGGAACGACTGGCGACGGTGCTGACCGACCGCCAGATCGATGTCCTGAAGCTGCTGGCCAAGGGTCGCCCGAACAAGCTGATCGCCCGCGAGCTGGGCATCAGCGAGGGCACGGTCAAGATCCACCTCGCCGCCATTTTCCGCGCGCTGCATGTGCGGAACCGGCTCGAGGCCCTGGTGGCGGCACAACACCTCGGCGACTGA
- a CDS encoding response regulator: protein MRDLSASWLERVWRRTSLVQRLTCVALAPTAIAAVLLVTLLTRHQMDTLHEMGRSTADAIAQQAATVSGDALRGEQRRELGRIAQSIVQLPQVARVRISDRDGEILADRVNGSVEDDDSLTVSRDVLDPTSRRVLGSVTVDVSVEDAVAAQRASVHNALVWLTLSLLIAIMIGWSAARWMSAPLRNLAIAVRQLGLGDRTVVVPVTDDTEIGDLQRGFNGAASKLLHAQIGMEREIATATDELARKNAALEAASVAKARFLAAASHDLRQPLYALTLFSSGLAVDEFDPVRLNRIAHIQECVESLDHLFSELLDLSRLDTGAMKPVPRDISMDEVFEEVSVNFRMVAEQHDLRLVVRTTDLWVHGDRTMLARILNNLVSNALRYTRCGGVLVAARKRDDGTVRIDVWDTGLGIAREHVPHIFDEFYRVESGPEAGRPEGTRRGLGLGLSTVQRLAVLLGTRATVVSRPGKGSVFSITLPEVRPNPVPEAPPTPMAEPGMPRDVAGMRVLVIDDEPSILAGISYLLGSWGCEVMTAEDAQQAMEAVHLWMQPPDLVISDLRLREGTGLDVLSLLDRYYRRRPGDPPPFARVLITGETRSDFLASVDTSTTQVLYKPVSPERLHDVMVSAWSVHHAAV, encoded by the coding sequence ATGCGCGATTTGTCGGCTTCATGGCTGGAAAGGGTGTGGCGCCGCACGTCGCTCGTGCAGCGCCTGACCTGCGTGGCCCTGGCCCCGACCGCCATCGCCGCCGTGCTGCTGGTCACCCTGCTTACCCGGCACCAGATGGACACCCTGCACGAGATGGGCCGCTCCACCGCCGATGCGATCGCGCAGCAGGCCGCCACCGTCTCTGGCGATGCCCTGCGCGGCGAGCAACGCCGGGAGCTGGGGCGCATCGCCCAGTCCATCGTGCAATTGCCGCAGGTGGCCCGCGTGCGGATCTCCGACCGCGATGGCGAGATCCTCGCCGACCGGGTCAACGGCTCGGTCGAGGACGATGACAGCCTCACGGTCTCGCGCGACGTGCTCGACCCGACCAGCCGCCGCGTGCTGGGCTCGGTCACGGTGGATGTCAGCGTGGAAGACGCCGTGGCCGCACAGCGCGCCAGCGTGCACAACGCGCTGGTCTGGCTGACGCTGAGCCTGCTCATCGCCATCATGATCGGCTGGTCGGCCGCGCGCTGGATGAGTGCGCCGTTGCGCAACCTCGCCATCGCCGTGCGCCAGCTTGGCCTGGGTGACCGCACGGTGGTCGTGCCGGTCACCGACGACACGGAAATCGGCGACCTGCAGCGTGGCTTCAACGGCGCGGCCTCGAAGCTCCTGCACGCGCAGATCGGCATGGAGCGCGAGATCGCCACCGCGACCGACGAACTCGCTCGCAAGAACGCCGCGCTGGAAGCGGCCAGCGTGGCGAAGGCACGCTTCCTCGCCGCCGCCTCGCACGACCTGCGCCAGCCGCTGTATGCGCTGACCCTGTTTTCATCGGGCCTTGCCGTGGATGAGTTCGATCCGGTGCGGCTCAACCGCATCGCGCACATCCAGGAATGCGTCGAATCGCTCGATCATCTTTTCAGCGAACTGCTCGACCTTTCGCGGCTGGATACGGGCGCGATGAAGCCGGTGCCACGCGACATCTCGATGGACGAGGTGTTCGAAGAAGTCAGCGTCAACTTCCGCATGGTCGCCGAACAGCACGACCTGCGCCTGGTGGTGCGCACAACCGACCTGTGGGTGCACGGCGACCGCACGATGCTGGCGCGCATCCTCAACAACCTGGTGAGCAACGCGCTGCGTTACACGCGTTGCGGTGGCGTGCTGGTGGCGGCGCGCAAGCGCGACGACGGCACCGTGCGCATCGACGTGTGGGACACCGGGCTGGGCATCGCCCGCGAGCACGTGCCGCATATCTTCGACGAGTTTTACCGGGTGGAAAGCGGGCCGGAAGCCGGCCGACCGGAAGGCACCCGCCGCGGCCTCGGCCTGGGCCTGTCCACCGTGCAACGCCTGGCCGTGTTGCTGGGCACCCGGGCCACCGTGGTCTCGCGCCCCGGCAAGGGCAGCGTGTTTTCTATCACCCTGCCCGAAGTGCGGCCGAACCCCGTGCCCGAGGCGCCGCCGACCCCGATGGCCGAGCCGGGCATGCCCCGCGACGTGGCCGGCATGCGCGTGCTGGTGATCGACGACGAGCCCAGCATCCTCGCCGGCATCAGCTACCTGCTCGGCAGCTGGGGCTGCGAGGTGATGACCGCCGAGGACGCGCAGCAGGCGATGGAGGCCGTGCACCTGTGGATGCAGCCGCCGGACCTGGTGATTTCCGACCTGCGCCTGCGCGAAGGCACCGGGCTGGACGTGTTGTCCCTGCTCGATCGCTATTACCGCCGCCGGCCGGGCGACCCCCCTCCGTTCGCGCGCGTACTGATCACCGGCGAAACCCGCAGCGACTTCCTCGCCAGCGTGGATACCAGCACGACGCAGGTCCTGTACAAGCCAGTCTCCCCCGAACGGCTCCACGATGTAATGGTTTCCGCATGGTCTGTCCATCATGCAGCCGTCTGA